The Brachyhypopomus gauderio isolate BG-103 chromosome 12, BGAUD_0.2, whole genome shotgun sequence genome window below encodes:
- the ptprc gene encoding receptor-type tyrosine-protein phosphatase C isoform X31 encodes MILLVIDTIATKLSPLTTSQHTVVSMDKSGNQTTSFTPSNTLQSLRTSTNMSVSPGDPSSTAPASTHPPSNSTPNIPAGTGDPSSTAPASTHPPSNSTPNTPVGTGDPSSTAPASTHPPSNSTPNIPAGTGDPSSTAPASTHPPSNSTPNTPVGTDTIATNLSPLTTSQHTVVSMDKTGNQTTSFTPSNTLQSLRTSTNMSVSPGDPSSTAPASTHPPSNSTPNTPVGTGDSLTTHPATTTPAPASTHPPSNSTPNTPVGTGDSLTTHPATTTPAPASTHPPSNSTPNTPVGTGDPSSTAPASTHPPSNSTPNIPADITSNKTSATTQPPSNSTLNTPASTETTDSSCNTVKINPTLPTHMPATKGNKEPSPANIDPVILSTPSTSPSTSHSTSTSTATSHSTSTATSPSTSTSTATSHSTSPSTATSPSTATSPSTAISPSTAISPSTATSPSPSTSPSTTTSTSPSLSTSPSTATSPSPSTSPSPALMTTQRGSSSKECQYSINAIYQENTKQYEVNVKVENKVQNQNYSVILKNSSGGTIQEMIFNGTVYNIPFSILKPCETYTVSLDHNCTAPDKNNTILTKPWIAELPVVNFTRNIESKFKWTNKPEECSETATFRCTFNENNEFNENQTVYLEPYRNDTCTVMYPSGNFTRNFSVSFTCDLNKSEANVTVNNKSIDVQWNLTSSNCDNTKFTYTVTCETSTQNKVVHKTCSEEIHSKKLCTVEGLTYDDKYKCKFKAMYDDRKINYEHEKEIKTPSGQPKIHGLQTKNLDDNNAFQVTFSIEWNGKPRECCLKLNIDKPICNDTKINNCSFNLMNLYYFTNYTITVYAKNAGNITSVSVFTSHSTRYNYNAVFGFLVILIIITSLALLFVMYKIFNLQRRQSREVYETDHLLPLENLLHVEPISGDALVETYRKKIADEGRLFMEEFQSIPRIFSNYTVKEAKKAENQTKNRYVDILPYDYNRVSLSSGGKHDYINASFIEGYKESNKYIAAQGPKEETVEDFWRMVWEQKSSIIVMVTRCEEGNKNKCAQYWPSMERETEIFEDFVVKIKLEEKCPDYIIRQLSLMNRKEKTAERDVTHIQFMSWPDHGVPGDPGLLLKLRRRVNSFKNIFSGPIVVHCSAGVGRTGTYIGIDAMIESLESEGRVDIYGYVAKLRRQRCLMVQVEAQYVLIHTALIEYNQFGETEIPLTDFHSAVHTLKQKEGNEPSLLELEYHKLPRFKHWRLSNTAGSEENKKKNRSSIVPYDYNRVLVKLEEEDSRNSDGDDEEEYSSDEDDETTTKYINASYVDGYWCPKSLITAQGPLDNTVEDFLRMLHQKQVPAVVMLSDCTENDKEFCIQYWAEEKRSFGEMEVEVKETESTPTYIRRHLQIRNTKGKESLMTEQYHFLKWAGHELPANPLDLIDMMRSIRLKVGPGNNANAPIVVHCNDGSSRSGIFCTLWKLLDSADTEKLVDVFQMAKSMRKERLGMFTTLEQYQFLYEALQAAFPVQNGEVKKTIPSHDTVQVINEENGTTNAGQKEAAKSQTPENQAVAPPENQAVTPPENQAVTPPENQAVTPPENQAVTPPENQAVEKPDTASPSSEEGSSESSSVPEKAPSESTTNGPSVNVDI; translated from the exons ATGATTCTTCTGGTCATAGACACAATTGCAACCAAACTTTctccactcaccacctcacaaCACACAGTTGTATCCATGGATAAATCAGGAAATCAGACTACATCCTTTACTCCATCTAATACCTTACAATCACTGCGTACATCAACAAACATGAGTGTTTCACCTg GTGACCCCTCAAGTACGGCCCCTGCttccacacatccaccctcaaacaGCACTCCCAACATCCCTGCCGGTACAG GTGACCCCTCAAGTACGGCCCCTGCttccacacatccaccctcaaacaGCACTCCCAACACCCCTGTCGGTACAG GTGACCCCTCAAGTACGGCCCCTGCttccacacatccaccctcaaacaGCACTCCCAACATCCCTGCCGGTACAG GTGACCCCTCAAGTACGGCCCCTGCttccacacatccaccctcaaacaGCACTCCCAACACCCCTGTCGGTACAG ACACAATTGCAACCAACCTTTctccactcaccacctcacaaCACACAGTTGTATCCATGGATAAAACAGGAAATCAGACTACATCCTTTACTCCATCTAATACCTTACAATCACTGCGTACATCAACAAACATGAGTGTTTCACCTg GTGACCCCTCAAGTACGGCCCCTGCttccacacatccaccctcaaacaGCACTCCCAACACCCCTGTCGGTACAG GTGACTCCTTAACCACACATCCTGCTACCACTACTCCTGCCCCTGCttccacacatccaccctcaaacaGCACTCCCAACACCCCTGTCGGTACAG GTGACTCCTTAACCACACATCCTGCTACCACTACTCCTGCCCCTGCttccacacatccaccctcaaacaGCACTCCCAACACCCCTGTCGGTACAG GTGACCCCTCAAGTACGGCCCCTGCttccacacatccaccctcaaacaGCACTCCCAACATCCCTGCCG ATATCACCTCAAACAAGACCTCTGCTACCACACAGCCACCCTCAAACAGCACTCTCAACACCCCTGCCAGTACAG AGACCACTGACTCCTCATGCAACACAGTCAAAATTAACCCCACCTtacccacacacatgcctgcCACAAAAGGTAACAAAG AGCCCTCACCCGCAAACATTGACCCAGTGATCCTTAGCACACCCTCAACCTCACCCTCAACCTCACACTCAACCTCAACCTCAACCGCAACCTCACACTCAACCTCAACCGCAACCTCACCCTCAACCTCAACCTCAACCGCAACCTCACACTCAACCTCACCCTCAACCGCAACCTCACCCTCAACCGCAACCTCACCCTCAACCGCAATCTCACCCTCAACCGCAATCTCACCCTCAACCgcaacctcaccctcaccctcaacctcaccctcaaccacaacctcaacctcaccctcactctcaacctcaccctcaactgcaacctcaccctcaccctcaacctcaccctcacctgcACTCATGACTACCCAAAGAG GTTCTTCCTCCAAAGAAT GTCAATACAGTATCAATGCAATATATCAGGAAAATACAAAGCAATATGAAGTGAATGTTAAAGTGGAAAATAAAGTGCAAAATCAAAACTACTCTGTGATACTAAAGAACAGTTCTGGTGGGACCATTCAAGAAATGATTTTCAATGGGACTGTTTACAATATACCATTTAGTATATTGAAGCCTTGCGAAACATATACTGTCAGTTTGGACCATAACTGTACAGCACCGGATAAGAACAACACGATCCTGACCAAACCCTGGA TTGCAGAGCTGCCTGTTGTCAATTTTACCAGAAACATAGAATCCAAGTTTAAGTGGACAAACAAGCCTGAAGAATGCAGTGAAACGGCCACGTTCAGATGCACCTTCAACG aaaaCAATGAATTTAATGAAAATCAAACTGTTTATTTGGAGCCTTACCGTAATGACACATGTACTGTGATGTACCCTTCTGGGAATTTCACCCGGAATTTTTCAGTTAGTTTTACATGTG ATTTGAACAAAAGTGAAGCGAACGTGACAGTAAATAACAAAAGTATTGATGTACAATGGAATTTAACAAGCTCAAATTGTGACAATACAAAGTTTACCTATACTGTTACATGTGAAACATCCACACAAAATAAAG TAGTCCATAAAACATGCTCTGAAGAGATCCACTCTAAGAAGCTTTGTACTGTCGAAGGACTGACATACGATGACAAATACAAATGCAAATTCAAGGCAATGTATGATGACAGGAAAATAAATTATGAGCATGAAAAGGAAATTAAAACACCGTCTGGAC agCCTAAAATTCATGGATTACAAACAAAGAATCTGGATGACAATAATGCCTTTCAAGTGACATTTTCCATTGAATGGAATGGGAAACCAAGGGAATGCTGTCTTAAGCTCAACATAGACAAGCCGATATGTAATGATACAAAGATTAATAATTGTTCCTTCAATTTAATGAACCTCTACTACTTTACAAACTATACAATTACG GTCTATGCTAAAAATGCCGGAAATATTACAAGTGTTTCTGTTTTTACAAGCCATTCAACTAGAT ACAATTATAATGCTGTTTTTGGATTCCTGGTCATCCTCATTATTATCACATCTCTTGCCCTCCTGTTCGTCATGTACAAAATCTTTAATCTTCAGAGGAGGCAGTCAAG AGAAGTTTATGAGACGGATCACCTTCTTCCTCTAG AAAACCTGCTCCATGTGGAACCCATCAGTGGTGACGCTCTGGTGGAGACTTACAGGAAGAAGATCGCTGATGAAGGACGCTTGTTCATGGAGGAGTTCCAG AGCATTCCACGAATCTTCTCAAATTACACCGTCAAAGAGGCCAAGAAAGCAGAGAACCAAACAAAGAACCGCTATGTGGACATTCTCCCCT ATGACTATAATCGCGTCTCCCTCTCTAGTGGAGGAAAACATGACTACATTAATGCCAGTTTTATTGAG GGTTACAAGGAGTCCAACAAGTACATAGCGGCCCAGG GTCCCAAGGAGGAGACAGTGGAAGATTTTTGGAGAATGGTTTGGGAGCAAAAGTCATCTATCATCGTCATGGTTACCCGCTGCGAGGAAGGGAACAAG AACAAATGTGCTCAGTACTGGCCATCGATGGAGAGGGAAACGGAGATTTTTGAAGACTTTGTTGTGAAGATCAAGCTCGAGGAAAAGTGCCCGGACTACATCATACGACAACTCAGCCTGATGAAT CGTAAAGAGAAGACAGCAGAGCGTGATGTCACACATATCCAGTTCATGAGCTGGCCCGACCACGGCGTGCCCGGCGACCCCGGTCTGCTGCTCAAACTGCGCCGGAGGGTCAACTCCTTCAAAAACATCTTCAGTGGCCCCATCGTTGTCCACTGCAG TGCCGGGGTGGGCCGCACCGGCACCTACATCGGCATCGACGCCATGATAGAGAGTCTGGAGTCCGAGGGCCGTGTGGATATCTACGGCTACGTGGCCAAACTGCGTCGCCAGAGGTGCCTCATGGTTCAAGTGGAG GCACAGTACGTCCTCATCCACACTGCGCTGATCGAGTACAACCAGTTTGGTGAGACGGAGATCCCACTGACTGACTTTCATTCAGCGGTCCACACTCTGAAACAGAAGGAAGGCAACGAGCCCAGTCTGCTGGAACTAGAGTATCAT AAACTGCCGAGGTTTAAACACTGGAGGTTATCAAACACAGCAGGCTCTGAGGAGAACAAGAAGAAGAATCGTTCCTCTATCGTTCCAT ATGACTACAACAGAGTGCTGGTGAAACTGGAGGAAGAAGATAGCCGGAACAGCGATGGCGATGATGAGGAGGAATATTCCTCCGACGAAGATGACGAAACGACCACCAAATACATCAATGCCTCTTACGTGGAT GGCTACTGGTGTCCAAAGAGCCTCATCACTGCGCAGGGCCCTCTGGACAATACAGTCGAGGACTTCCTGCGGATGCTCCACCAGAAACAGGTTCCAGCTGTGGTCATGCTCTCAGACTGCACGGAAAACGACAAG GAGTTCTGCATTCAGTACTGGGCGGAGGAGAAGAGATCGtttggagagatggaggtggaggtcaaAGAGACTGAAAGTACGCCTACATACATCAGACGTCATCTACAGATACGGAACACAAAG GGCAAAGAGAGTCTCATGACAGAGCAGTACCACTTCCTGAAATGGGCGGGGCATGAGCTACCAGCCAACCCTCTCGACTTGATTGACATGATGAGGAGCATTAGGCTGAAAGTTGGTCCTGGCAACAACGCAAACGCCCCCATTGTGGTTCACTGCAA TGACGGTTCCTCGCGTTCTGGAATCTTCTGCACACTGTGGAAGCTTCTGGACAGTGCGGACACGGAGAAGCTGGTGGACGTCTTTCAGATGGCGAAATCCATGCGCAAGGAACGTCTGGGCATGTTCACCACGCTG GAGCAGTACCAGTTCCTCTATGAAGCTCTCCAGGCAGCTTTCCCTGTGCAGAACGGCGAGGTGAAGAAGACCATACCCTCTCATGACACTGTGCAGGTCATCAATGAAGAGAATGGTACTACCAATGCAGGCCAGAAGGAGGCAGCAAAGAGCCAGACTCCTGAGAACCAAGCAGTCGCTCCTCCTGAGAACCAAGCTGTTACTCCTCCTGAGAACCAGGCTGTTACTCCTCCTGAGAACCAGGCAGTTACTCCTCCTGAGAACCAGGCAGTTACTCCTCCTGAGAACCAGGCAGTTGAGAAACCAGACACTGCCTCACCATCGTCTGAAGAGGGCAGCAGTGAATCAAGCTCCGTACCAGAGAAAGCCCCCAGTGAAAGTACCACCAATGGCCCCTCTGTTAATGTAGACATATAA
- the ptprc gene encoding receptor-type tyrosine-protein phosphatase C isoform X8 produces MILLVIDTIATKLSPLTTSQHTVVSMDKSGNQTTSFTPSNTLQSLRTSTNMSVSPGDPSSTAPASTHPPSNSTPNIPAGTGDPSSTAPASTHPPSNSTPNTPVGTGDPSSTAPASTHPPSNSTPNIPAGTGDPSSTAPASTHPPSNSTPNTPVGTDTIATNLSPLTTSQHTVVSMDKTGNQTTSFTPSNTLQSLRTSTNMSVSPGDPSSTAPASTHPPSNSTPNTPVGTGDSLTTHPATTTPAPASTHPPSNSTPNTPVGTGDSLTTHPATTTPAPASTHPPSNSTPNTPVGTDTIATNLSPLTTSQHTVVSMDKTGNQTTSFTPSNTLQSLRTSTNMSVSPGDPSSTAPASTHPPSNSTPNIPAGDPSSTAPASTHPPSNSTPNTPVGTDNNTDTTSPLNSSHQHSQSTHETTIQTQPSQSPQLAAIHVPTDITSNKTSATTQPPSNSTLNTPASTETTDSSCNTVKINPTLPTHMPATKGNKEPSPANIDPVILSTPSTSPSTSHSTSTSTATSHSTSTATSPSTSTSTATSHSTSPSTATSPSTATSPSTAISPSTAISPSTATSPSPSTSPSTTTSTSPSLSTSPSTATSPSPSTSPSPALMTTQRGSSSKECQYSINAIYQENTKQYEVNVKVENKVQNQNYSVILKNSSGGTIQEMIFNGTVYNIPFSILKPCETYTVSLDHNCTAPDKNNTILTKPWIAELPVVNFTRNIESKFKWTNKPEECSETATFRCTFNENNEFNENQTVYLEPYRNDTCTVMYPSGNFTRNFSVSFTCDLNKSEANVTVNNKSIDVQWNLTSSNCDNTKFTYTVTCETSTQNKVVHKTCSEEIHSKKLCTVEGLTYDDKYKCKFKAMYDDRKINYEHEKEIKTPSGQPKIHGLQTKNLDDNNAFQVTFSIEWNGKPRECCLKLNIDKPICNDTKINNCSFNLMNLYYFTNYTITVYAKNAGNITSVSVFTSHSTRYNYNAVFGFLVILIIITSLALLFVMYKIFNLQRRQSREVYETDHLLPLENLLHVEPISGDALVETYRKKIADEGRLFMEEFQSIPRIFSNYTVKEAKKAENQTKNRYVDILPYDYNRVSLSSGGKHDYINASFIEGYKESNKYIAAQGPKEETVEDFWRMVWEQKSSIIVMVTRCEEGNKNKCAQYWPSMERETEIFEDFVVKIKLEEKCPDYIIRQLSLMNRKEKTAERDVTHIQFMSWPDHGVPGDPGLLLKLRRRVNSFKNIFSGPIVVHCSAGVGRTGTYIGIDAMIESLESEGRVDIYGYVAKLRRQRCLMVQVEAQYVLIHTALIEYNQFGETEIPLTDFHSAVHTLKQKEGNEPSLLELEYHKLPRFKHWRLSNTAGSEENKKKNRSSIVPYDYNRVLVKLEEEDSRNSDGDDEEEYSSDEDDETTTKYINASYVDGYWCPKSLITAQGPLDNTVEDFLRMLHQKQVPAVVMLSDCTENDKEFCIQYWAEEKRSFGEMEVEVKETESTPTYIRRHLQIRNTKGKESLMTEQYHFLKWAGHELPANPLDLIDMMRSIRLKVGPGNNANAPIVVHCNDGSSRSGIFCTLWKLLDSADTEKLVDVFQMAKSMRKERLGMFTTLEQYQFLYEALQAAFPVQNGEVKKTIPSHDTVQVINEENGTTNAGQKEAAKSQTPENQAVAPPENQAVTPPENQAVTPPENQAVTPPENQAVTPPENQAVEKPDTASPSSEEGSSESSSVPEKAPSESTTNGPSVNVDI; encoded by the exons ATGATTCTTCTGGTCATAGACACAATTGCAACCAAACTTTctccactcaccacctcacaaCACACAGTTGTATCCATGGATAAATCAGGAAATCAGACTACATCCTTTACTCCATCTAATACCTTACAATCACTGCGTACATCAACAAACATGAGTGTTTCACCTg GTGACCCCTCAAGTACGGCCCCTGCttccacacatccaccctcaaacaGCACTCCCAACATCCCTGCCGGTACAG GTGACCCCTCAAGTACGGCCCCTGCttccacacatccaccctcaaacaGCACTCCCAACACCCCTGTCGGTACAG GTGACCCCTCAAGTACGGCCCCTGCttccacacatccaccctcaaacaGCACTCCCAACATCCCTGCCGGTACAG GTGACCCCTCAAGTACGGCCCCTGCttccacacatccaccctcaaacaGCACTCCCAACACCCCTGTCGGTACAG ACACAATTGCAACCAACCTTTctccactcaccacctcacaaCACACAGTTGTATCCATGGATAAAACAGGAAATCAGACTACATCCTTTACTCCATCTAATACCTTACAATCACTGCGTACATCAACAAACATGAGTGTTTCACCTg GTGACCCCTCAAGTACGGCCCCTGCttccacacatccaccctcaaacaGCACTCCCAACACCCCTGTCGGTACAG GTGACTCCTTAACCACACATCCTGCTACCACTACTCCTGCCCCTGCttccacacatccaccctcaaacaGCACTCCCAACACCCCTGTCGGTACAG GTGACTCCTTAACCACACATCCTGCTACCACTACTCCTGCCCCTGCttccacacatccaccctcaaacaGCACTCCCAACACCCCTGTCGGTACAG ACACAATTGCAACCAACCTTTctccactcaccacctcacaaCACACAGTTGTATCCATGGATAAAACAGGAAATCAGACTACATCCTTTACTCCATCTAATACCTTACAATCACTGCGTACATCAACAAACATGAGTGTTTCACCTg GTGACCCCTCAAGTACGGCCCCTGCttccacacatccaccctcaaacaGCACTCCCAACATCCCTGCCG GTGACCCCTCAAGTACGGCCCCTGCttccacacatccaccctcaaacaGCACTCCCAACACCCCTGTCGGTACAG ACAACAATACAGACACCACTTCTCCACTCAACTCCTCACACCAACACTCACAAAGCACTCATGAAACAACAATCCAGACTCAACCCTCACAATCACCGCAATTAGCAGCCATACATGTCCCTACAG ATATCACCTCAAACAAGACCTCTGCTACCACACAGCCACCCTCAAACAGCACTCTCAACACCCCTGCCAGTACAG AGACCACTGACTCCTCATGCAACACAGTCAAAATTAACCCCACCTtacccacacacatgcctgcCACAAAAGGTAACAAAG AGCCCTCACCCGCAAACATTGACCCAGTGATCCTTAGCACACCCTCAACCTCACCCTCAACCTCACACTCAACCTCAACCTCAACCGCAACCTCACACTCAACCTCAACCGCAACCTCACCCTCAACCTCAACCTCAACCGCAACCTCACACTCAACCTCACCCTCAACCGCAACCTCACCCTCAACCGCAACCTCACCCTCAACCGCAATCTCACCCTCAACCGCAATCTCACCCTCAACCgcaacctcaccctcaccctcaacctcaccctcaaccacaacctcaacctcaccctcactctcaacctcaccctcaactgcaacctcaccctcaccctcaacctcaccctcacctgcACTCATGACTACCCAAAGAG GTTCTTCCTCCAAAGAAT GTCAATACAGTATCAATGCAATATATCAGGAAAATACAAAGCAATATGAAGTGAATGTTAAAGTGGAAAATAAAGTGCAAAATCAAAACTACTCTGTGATACTAAAGAACAGTTCTGGTGGGACCATTCAAGAAATGATTTTCAATGGGACTGTTTACAATATACCATTTAGTATATTGAAGCCTTGCGAAACATATACTGTCAGTTTGGACCATAACTGTACAGCACCGGATAAGAACAACACGATCCTGACCAAACCCTGGA TTGCAGAGCTGCCTGTTGTCAATTTTACCAGAAACATAGAATCCAAGTTTAAGTGGACAAACAAGCCTGAAGAATGCAGTGAAACGGCCACGTTCAGATGCACCTTCAACG aaaaCAATGAATTTAATGAAAATCAAACTGTTTATTTGGAGCCTTACCGTAATGACACATGTACTGTGATGTACCCTTCTGGGAATTTCACCCGGAATTTTTCAGTTAGTTTTACATGTG ATTTGAACAAAAGTGAAGCGAACGTGACAGTAAATAACAAAAGTATTGATGTACAATGGAATTTAACAAGCTCAAATTGTGACAATACAAAGTTTACCTATACTGTTACATGTGAAACATCCACACAAAATAAAG TAGTCCATAAAACATGCTCTGAAGAGATCCACTCTAAGAAGCTTTGTACTGTCGAAGGACTGACATACGATGACAAATACAAATGCAAATTCAAGGCAATGTATGATGACAGGAAAATAAATTATGAGCATGAAAAGGAAATTAAAACACCGTCTGGAC agCCTAAAATTCATGGATTACAAACAAAGAATCTGGATGACAATAATGCCTTTCAAGTGACATTTTCCATTGAATGGAATGGGAAACCAAGGGAATGCTGTCTTAAGCTCAACATAGACAAGCCGATATGTAATGATACAAAGATTAATAATTGTTCCTTCAATTTAATGAACCTCTACTACTTTACAAACTATACAATTACG GTCTATGCTAAAAATGCCGGAAATATTACAAGTGTTTCTGTTTTTACAAGCCATTCAACTAGAT ACAATTATAATGCTGTTTTTGGATTCCTGGTCATCCTCATTATTATCACATCTCTTGCCCTCCTGTTCGTCATGTACAAAATCTTTAATCTTCAGAGGAGGCAGTCAAG AGAAGTTTATGAGACGGATCACCTTCTTCCTCTAG AAAACCTGCTCCATGTGGAACCCATCAGTGGTGACGCTCTGGTGGAGACTTACAGGAAGAAGATCGCTGATGAAGGACGCTTGTTCATGGAGGAGTTCCAG AGCATTCCACGAATCTTCTCAAATTACACCGTCAAAGAGGCCAAGAAAGCAGAGAACCAAACAAAGAACCGCTATGTGGACATTCTCCCCT ATGACTATAATCGCGTCTCCCTCTCTAGTGGAGGAAAACATGACTACATTAATGCCAGTTTTATTGAG GGTTACAAGGAGTCCAACAAGTACATAGCGGCCCAGG GTCCCAAGGAGGAGACAGTGGAAGATTTTTGGAGAATGGTTTGGGAGCAAAAGTCATCTATCATCGTCATGGTTACCCGCTGCGAGGAAGGGAACAAG AACAAATGTGCTCAGTACTGGCCATCGATGGAGAGGGAAACGGAGATTTTTGAAGACTTTGTTGTGAAGATCAAGCTCGAGGAAAAGTGCCCGGACTACATCATACGACAACTCAGCCTGATGAAT CGTAAAGAGAAGACAGCAGAGCGTGATGTCACACATATCCAGTTCATGAGCTGGCCCGACCACGGCGTGCCCGGCGACCCCGGTCTGCTGCTCAAACTGCGCCGGAGGGTCAACTCCTTCAAAAACATCTTCAGTGGCCCCATCGTTGTCCACTGCAG TGCCGGGGTGGGCCGCACCGGCACCTACATCGGCATCGACGCCATGATAGAGAGTCTGGAGTCCGAGGGCCGTGTGGATATCTACGGCTACGTGGCCAAACTGCGTCGCCAGAGGTGCCTCATGGTTCAAGTGGAG GCACAGTACGTCCTCATCCACACTGCGCTGATCGAGTACAACCAGTTTGGTGAGACGGAGATCCCACTGACTGACTTTCATTCAGCGGTCCACACTCTGAAACAGAAGGAAGGCAACGAGCCCAGTCTGCTGGAACTAGAGTATCAT AAACTGCCGAGGTTTAAACACTGGAGGTTATCAAACACAGCAGGCTCTGAGGAGAACAAGAAGAAGAATCGTTCCTCTATCGTTCCAT ATGACTACAACAGAGTGCTGGTGAAACTGGAGGAAGAAGATAGCCGGAACAGCGATGGCGATGATGAGGAGGAATATTCCTCCGACGAAGATGACGAAACGACCACCAAATACATCAATGCCTCTTACGTGGAT GGCTACTGGTGTCCAAAGAGCCTCATCACTGCGCAGGGCCCTCTGGACAATACAGTCGAGGACTTCCTGCGGATGCTCCACCAGAAACAGGTTCCAGCTGTGGTCATGCTCTCAGACTGCACGGAAAACGACAAG GAGTTCTGCATTCAGTACTGGGCGGAGGAGAAGAGATCGtttggagagatggaggtggaggtcaaAGAGACTGAAAGTACGCCTACATACATCAGACGTCATCTACAGATACGGAACACAAAG GGCAAAGAGAGTCTCATGACAGAGCAGTACCACTTCCTGAAATGGGCGGGGCATGAGCTACCAGCCAACCCTCTCGACTTGATTGACATGATGAGGAGCATTAGGCTGAAAGTTGGTCCTGGCAACAACGCAAACGCCCCCATTGTGGTTCACTGCAA TGACGGTTCCTCGCGTTCTGGAATCTTCTGCACACTGTGGAAGCTTCTGGACAGTGCGGACACGGAGAAGCTGGTGGACGTCTTTCAGATGGCGAAATCCATGCGCAAGGAACGTCTGGGCATGTTCACCACGCTG GAGCAGTACCAGTTCCTCTATGAAGCTCTCCAGGCAGCTTTCCCTGTGCAGAACGGCGAGGTGAAGAAGACCATACCCTCTCATGACACTGTGCAGGTCATCAATGAAGAGAATGGTACTACCAATGCAGGCCAGAAGGAGGCAGCAAAGAGCCAGACTCCTGAGAACCAAGCAGTCGCTCCTCCTGAGAACCAAGCTGTTACTCCTCCTGAGAACCAGGCTGTTACTCCTCCTGAGAACCAGGCAGTTACTCCTCCTGAGAACCAGGCAGTTACTCCTCCTGAGAACCAGGCAGTTGAGAAACCAGACACTGCCTCACCATCGTCTGAAGAGGGCAGCAGTGAATCAAGCTCCGTACCAGAGAAAGCCCCCAGTGAAAGTACCACCAATGGCCCCTCTGTTAATGTAGACATATAA